In Bos indicus isolate NIAB-ARS_2022 breed Sahiwal x Tharparkar chromosome 2, NIAB-ARS_B.indTharparkar_mat_pri_1.0, whole genome shotgun sequence, a single genomic region encodes these proteins:
- the LDLRAD2 gene encoding low-density lipoprotein receptor class A domain-containing protein 2 codes for MAGMEVRPPQLPQRLLLLGAATLTASALHTADLVDLCGRTRQADGLLLRSHSASRRFYFVAPDMDCGLWVRAAAPGDRIRLQFRFFLVYSLAPPSMPPPALNASAPLQADPCAPGSYLQLYEGPPGTPRPLGAPLCGLTIPAPVTTSGDLLGLRLVTRGRQPRVDFVGEVTSFRLGSCGAYFPCRNGRCIPPSLVCDRWAMDNCGDGSDQASWPPANCGAPSPESSQEGNTDDSTSQTLTPSAALPSSGPLGTAAEMSPPAHWDPARQGVALEGPRLQGVALASSLSLASAGLLLGLLWCCCFSGQLACRARARGLCCTICYTCPGQVAPGGLRSSSKVAGKVPGWKPMSAPQK; via the exons CTGACCTGGTGGACCTGTGCGGCCGGACCAGGCAGGCGGACGGGCTGCTGCTGCGCTCGCACTCCGCGTCGCGCCGCTTTTACTTCGTGGCCCCGGACATGGACTGCGGGCTCTGGGTGCGGGCGGCCGCCCCCGGCGACAGGATCCGCCTCCAGTTCCGCTTCTTCCTGGTCTACAGCCTGGCCCCGCCGTCCATGCCGCCCCCGGCGCTCAACGCCTCCGCCCCGCTGCAGGCAGACCCCTGCGCCCCCGGCTCCTACCTGCAGTTGTACGAGGGGCCGCCGGGGACGCCCCGGCCCCTGGGAGCCCCGCTCTGCGGCCTGACCATCCCGGCCCCGGTGACGACCTCCGGGGACCTCCTGGGCCTGCGCCTGGTCACCAGAGGCCGCCAGCCCCGCGTGGACTTCGTGGGCGAAGTCACCTCTTTCCGGCTGG GATCCTGTGGTGCCTACTTCCCGTGTCGGAATGGCAGGTGCATCCCCCCGAGCCTGGTGTGCGATCGCTGGGCCATGGACAACTGTGGTGATGGCAGTGACCAGGCCTCCTGGCCACCAGCCAACTGCGGAG CTCCCTCTCCAGAGTCCAGCCAGGAGGGGAATACAGATGACAGTACCTCCCAAACCCTGACTCCCTCTGCAGCTCTCCCGTCTTCAGGCCCACTGGGGACGGCAGCTGAGATGAGCCCACCAGCCCACTGGGACCCTGCCCGACAGGGTGTAGCTCTGGAAG GGCCCCGGCTGCAGGGGGTGGCGCTGGCCTCCTCGCTGTCCCTAGCCTCTGCTGGCCTCCTCCTGGGCCTCCTCTGGTGCTGCTGCTTCTCCGGCCAGCTGGCCTGCCGGGCCCGGGCCCGTGGCCTCTGCTGCACCATCTGTTACACGTGTCCTGGCCAAGTGGCCCCTGGGGGGCTGCGGTCGA GCTCCAAGGTGGCTGGCAAGGTGCCGGGCTGGAAGCCGATGTCGGCTCCACAGAAATGA